In Sphaerospermopsis torques-reginae ITEP-024, the genomic window GCTCTTGCGCTTTCGATATCTTTGGGTATACCATGTAATTTAATGGTGTCTAAAACTCCTTTACCAAAGCTGTCTTCTAATCTTTTTAAAACTAAGCTAATACTTTGATAAGTGATGTCTATTCCTATCCATTGTCTGTCTAATTTTTGTGCAACTGCAACGGTTGTACCACATCCACAGTAAGCATCTAATATTATATCATTTTCGTTGGAACTGGCTTTTATTATTCTTTCTAATAATGCTTCTGGTTTTTGTGTGGGATATCCTAAACGTTCTTTTGCTCGAGAAGAAATAGGAGGAATATCATCAAAAACTTGTTGAACCAAATGACCTTTATTTTCATATAAATATCGTTTAATTCTAATACCATTTTTTGATGTAAAATGTAAGCGATTTTGTTGATCTAATTCTTGCATTTTTTGTAAAGGACAACGCCAATATCCACTAATTCCTTTATATTCATATTGATAACCACCACCAGCTAAACCCTTAGCAGATAAATCACCACTTGCCCATCTTCTTCCATCTGGATCTTGATAACAATAATCTTTTAAGCGTTCTTCTTTTAATTGAGTATAGGGAGGATTCCATGTATAATTATCAGTATTTTTAGTATATAAAAGTATAATATCATTATTCTTACCAAATTTTCTTTTTGCATCACTATGAGCAGTTGTTCTTTTCCAAACTATCTCATTTAAAAAATCTCCACCCTGAGAACAAAAAACAGCATCTAAAACCAATTTTAAATAATGACTAGCACTCGGATCGCAATGTAAATAAAAACTACCTGTAGGTTTTAAAACTCGATGAATTTCTGTGATCCTTAAAGTCATACTCACTAAATAAGCAAGTAAACTACCTGTTCCTAAAACATGACTTAAACCATTAATTAAAGCAATACATTGTTGAGTAAATAAACCATGATAATTACTGGTAATTTCACTCAATCCTTTAATAGCGTGATCATCCCATTCCCAAGTGTCAATAAATGCTTGCGCTTGGGCTTTATCTTCTGAACCAATGTTATTATAAATTTGATTATAATTCCGCTTAGAATTAAAAGGAGGATCAATATAACATAAGTCTACCGATTCATCTTTAATATACTTTCTTAAAACTTCTAAATTGTCTCCATAATAAAGTTGATTAACCATTGTTTTCCTCAACCTATTTTAATTGAATACACCTTGATTAATCATTTTTATAGATTGTTACTTTTTTGTCATCACAGAAAAACCCTGATATTACCTGATGTTTAATGAAGAATTGTTAAAAAAATCCCTGAAAATCCCTGATTTTCTGAAACCAATATAAGTTATAATACTTGAACAGCTTATGAAATGTCGTAGGGTGCGTCAGACTGCATCAATGCTGTAAATAAGCAGCTTCTTGATATCTGATATACCCTATAACTAAATATAAATAGTGATCGCATCTGGTAAAATTATTGAGGTATTTCTATGATCAAATAATGATACTAATTGATTTAATTATTGTTATAATCATCTCTGTCTGGGTTGTATGGAGAGCTAGAATAGGTTTTACTTATAGTTTTACTGGTGGTAAACTGGATGAATATATTAATAGATGGGAGATTTATGCACCACAATCTTATGAAAAGATTAGAAAAAGTGACGATGTTTTAACTATCGCTAAAAATACAGGTTTTTCTAAAAAGAAGATTCAAAGAATAAAAGAGCATATATTTTTTCAAAAACATCAATTAGATGATAGTATGAGAACATTCGATACAGATCCTGATATTGCTGATGCTTGGTTTAGATTACAGAAAGGAGATTATAAAAATGAGGATATAAAATTATTAGAACATGAATATTTTGAGTCTCGGTTTGAAGCAATATTTAAAACAGATTATCGTACTGCCCATAATGCTACAATTAAATCAGGCAGAACATGGAATCCTGAATAAATATAATAAATATGTTGTAAAAATTATAGCTATAGGAGGGTTTTATGGCTTTTTATGTAATGTTAGTTAAGGTTAATGAAGATGAGCAAGGTGTTACTTATAATTTCGGTACTGATCCTGAACATTTAGGGAAAGTTTATCTTGATAAACATGATGGAAAAATTCAAGAAATTGAAGCTATTAATATTGAAAATTATCAGCATATTTTCACAAGAGCAGTAATTAAATTACGTCAGCATTGGAAAGCAGGTAATTTTCCGGATCATACTTGTTGGGCTTCTTAGATGATAAGATCAATTTATAACATCTACTTTTTATGACTATTACAGAAATTCTACAATTTGTAGATAATTTAATTTTCACAGAAACAGATCAACATTTAGATGATCTGCAAAAAAGAATTATTGAAGAATTATTTAAGGGTAAAACTTATAAACAAATTGCTGATATTTATGAATATGATGAAGGTTATATTGGTGATGAAAGTAGAAAGTTATTTAAGTTTTTATCTGAAAATTTAGGTGAAAATATTAATAAGTCTAATTTTGCCTGGACTATAGAAAGAGTTGTAAATTCTAAAATATCTCAGTTTTCTAAAATTCTTAATTTCGAGAACAATAACATTAATTTATGTCGTCAAAATAATTATAAAAATTATGATAAATCTGCAAATAAATTATCATATCATGATTTAACTTTATCACCGAGAATTATTAGATTTTATGGAAGAGAACAAGAATTAGAATTTTTATCTAATTGTATATTTAATCAGAACTCTTGTTTAATTTCCATCTTAGGAACATCAGGAATAGGTAAAACCACCTTAGTAAAAAGATTCATAGATTTACACCTTGATAAATTTGAAATCATTATCTGGAAAACTTTAAAATATCCCAAATCTCTAAATTTACTGATTGATGATTTATTGCAAATCTGCAAACAAGAACCTAAAGAAACCTTAGATGATAAAATCAAACAATTACTCTATATTCTCACCAACAACAAATGTTTAATTATCCTTGATGATATCCAAAATCTCTTTATTCCTGGTGAACTTGCGGGAAAATATCGGACAGAATATCAAGATTATCAAACCTTATTCAAAATAATTACAGAAACCCAACATCAAAGTAATATTATCTTAATTAGTCAAGAACAATGTCCAGAAATGGAATCTTTAGATACAGAATTATCTCCTAGTAAATCTTTAGAAATCTCAGGTTTATATCATCCCGATATTCTCCAAAACACAGGATTAAAAAATCAGGATATTTGGTTAGATTTAATCAAATTATATGCAGGTAATTTAATGTTTTTAAAAACTACTACCGTCTTAATCTCCAAAAATTATGATGGTGAAGTAGCTGAATTTTTAGCAGAAAATACATTACATATTACCCAGCAAATGCA contains:
- a CDS encoding DNA methyltransferase, with the protein product MVNQLYYGDNLEVLRKYIKDESVDLCYIDPPFNSKRNYNQIYNNIGSEDKAQAQAFIDTWEWDDHAIKGLSEITSNYHGLFTQQCIALINGLSHVLGTGSLLAYLVSMTLRITEIHRVLKPTGSFYLHCDPSASHYLKLVLDAVFCSQGGDFLNEIVWKRTTAHSDAKRKFGKNNDIILLYTKNTDNYTWNPPYTQLKEERLKDYCYQDPDGRRWASGDLSAKGLAGGGYQYEYKGISGYWRCPLQKMQELDQQNRLHFTSKNGIRIKRYLYENKGHLVQQVFDDIPPISSRAKERLGYPTQKPEALLERIIKASSNENDIILDAYCGCGTTVAVAQKLDRQWIGIDITYQSISLVLKRLEDSFGKGVLDTIKLHGIPKDIESARALANKQDDRTRKEFEKWAILTYTNNRGIINTKKGSDQGVDGIVYFYGDKGEQEKIILQVKSGKVKPGDIRDLLGTITLENARIAIFITLEEPTKDMLKTAKSAGFYQNKLMPHSCDKIQIVTVQDIIENKQRLTMTLAYEVLKSAEKQKEVKASQIELDI
- a CDS encoding AAA family ATPase; this encodes MTITEILQFVDNLIFTETDQHLDDLQKRIIEELFKGKTYKQIADIYEYDEGYIGDESRKLFKFLSENLGENINKSNFAWTIERVVNSKISQFSKILNFENNNINLCRQNNYKNYDKSANKLSYHDLTLSPRIIRFYGREQELEFLSNCIFNQNSCLISILGTSGIGKTTLVKRFIDLHLDKFEIIIWKTLKYPKSLNLLIDDLLQICKQEPKETLDDKIKQLLYILTNNKCLIILDDIQNLFIPGELAGKYRTEYQDYQTLFKIITETQHQSNIILISQEQCPEMESLDTELSPSKSLEISGLYHPDILQNTGLKNQDIWLDLIKLYAGNLMFLKTTTVLISKNYDGEVAEFLAENTLHITQQMQSNFQEIYNRLSPIEKQIVLYLSRFENPISREELRQTLIETLNLSSVDFNNGLQSLQQRYLVVKIKDDKVMFSLSPVFGEYVRNFSFPQ